tgaaactggtcTCCGTCTCTCTATGACTTACAACTGATCATGTTGCagttgaaattgacattttgtcatcactacatcatttttgtttttgtccttcactctgtaggtctgtgacaccatactccaacacaccatggaacggttctgcttcacaagccacctcgttagtgccaccctgctgcaagcagacaggtttgaacagtacacagtggcgtttcctgaagatgcactgagtaggactttgaaggcctatccagtgctcaatgggagtaagctaaagacagagcttagtctcatctactgcaaggaagagttcagaacctgttgtggtgctgtggacctactgcagctgtttaaggagaacaatcttgaagaagtcttttcagagactgtcactctcctaaagatcctcatcaccacacccatgaccacagcagaggctgagaggtgtttctcaactttgaaaagagttaagacttttctgagaaatagcatgacccaggagagactaaatgcattggccatgctgtcaatggagaagagaatggtgactgagatcattgactttaaccagaaggtcattgagaaatttgcaagtcagaaagaaaggagagcaaaatttattttcaaatagtgttaatggccaatgattaggtaactatagtgtgtttttttttttgaatgattaccttgattacttcatcactgataataaacccacattcaattcaaattcactgattcatagtacatttatttgcatgtattaacattgactgtaataaTGATACATCACCTGATTAATGGCTATTTATAGTCCTGCATTACTGACAGTTGTTGTTTGCGcccccccaaatatttttagcaCCAGCCTCCACTGCATATGGAGATGAAAAATGAGCATGTTTTCTTCGCTGACTGACCTCAAGAGTGTTACACAGCAATTCTCCATGGGAGAAAATGtacttgtttaataaaaaaacagtgttatTCAATGCACTGAAATCTTTTTGCTGATGTCAAAATGTATGGCTATGTATAAACTTGACTGTTGCAAACATTTTGAGACACATTGGGACAAATTTAGCACCTTTGTGGCAACACCTTGTTAATTTTATGTGACTGTAAATCGCAGAGACCCAAAGTAGTGCTAAATATGTCTTCGCGGGTAACTCCAGAACCAGAATGAAACCAAACCTCTTGTGCTTTGTGAAATGGTTTTACATGAATCTATAGCTTTCATATGCTTTGCCTTCTAAAATGTTCTTACAATAAATAGACAAATTTGCCATCATATCGGAACATAGACATGTCTACAGTTTGGCCGAATAACCCAgtacatttttaacagtgtCCCGTAGTGTCAAATTCAACTGTTTATTGTGAACTTGAATGTTAACTAAAAATGCAGTATACTTGTTGAACACTAGGAAGATTTGAGGTCACATGCCAAATGTAATCAATTTACTTTGAGTGCGTTATATACTGAAATCCTCAACATCTGGCAACTTAAAGGAATGGGTTACCctaaactgaaaattctgtccttattttctcaccctcaagttgttccaaatctgtataaatttctttgttctggtgaacacagagaaagatatttggaagaatgcttgtaaccaaacacattggccaccattgactaccataataggaaaaattggtttattaaatttctttgttctgatgaacataaaaaagatattttgaagaaagtaggaAATattacaacggtagtcaaaaatgCCCCAAAGCTCTTTGCTTTcctacaatgaaagtcaatggtggccaagaactgtttggttataagcattcttccaaatatgtgactgtgttcatcagaacaacaaaGTTAATACAAAATTCAAACAAATAGAACACacaggtgtgtaaatgatgacagattttttatttttgggtgaactgtctctttaatgcTGTAATATGTAactttgcctctctatcgccatctctgtttgaaacctaaaatttcaggatactttactttttcttgTGGGTTTAAGTCAAACTTGCATTTCCCACAAATTCGGAACAGACAGCCAGACTTAAAAGaatcagtgttcaaaactgtctcCTTACAACAATTCACAATAGTACCTTATTTTACAGCACTTGCCCAATAACCTATTTTGTTTAAGTTACTAAACTTTTTAAGGAAGTTGAAATTGCGGACAATGTATTAACATGTCAACGACATCCAGCGCTGAACACTGATCACTCTGCAACACTGTGTTTCACAAGTCATCAGTTTATTTACATCTGTTACTATCTCTTGCAGTCTCGAAAGTGCAAGTAGAAGAATTATGCACACGTAATTAAAAATAGCCAACCGTTCTGATTCCAATTggcatataaataaaatgaaaaacatttaggAAAAGCACAAACATACAGGAGGGGACAAGATGGGCGTATTTACATatgcaaaaaaatgcaaaaacaaatgtttttttgggaGAGTGAATGCAGAATGTCTGGGAAATTGATCCTCCTTTTACAGGATGTGTGATGTGGCGTTCCGGTAAGGAACTGTGGCCTTTTTGAAATGGATTCCTGGTTTAGGGGACGACGCCCCCCCCCACCTCTCTACCACTGAACAGCTAGTTTAGCTGTCTGTCTCACTGACAGTCGATGCTGGAGTTTTGACGGCGCCTGTTGTTTTCAGTGTCTTCCTGCTGAGTCCATGGTAAAAAAGTTTCCAGTTGACAGTGTTTTCCAACTCCCAGCtgtaataaatataagaaaaGGAAGCCATACATTAAGATGTGTTGGTGCAGAAAACAGCTACGACTGAAGTTGCTGGGGTGAAACGAAGCTTGCTGGATCTTTCTCAGTATTCACATGTGGTTTTAGTCTTTCTCAATTGCCTTTACAGCTAAAAAGCCAGGATAaaatattttctaatgcaaCTCGATGACGAAAAAGCCAAGAACATCAAAacatataattatttttaaatgtacattttttttctgggataaaatgaatgcatgatttttatccttttgtttttgcatcatttatcaataataattttacGTGTCAAGTCCACACATGGATTTTCCTTTTTGACAAAATTATGGTATGCAACACAATCTAATGGCACAAGGTGGCTAATGTGTACAAGTGTATCAATTCTCATACATTTGTACATTCGTACTTGCaatctaaatgtatttttatgcaaAATCAAATACACCTTCTGATATCGGGGTGGAATGGcattttaatttcatgaaattcaTGAGGCGGTCAGTACAATAACAGCACGTAATGTAGCCAAACCTCAACTGAAGAGGGTTCAAAACTCAGGTCAACGGTCTTAAATAATTCTTAAGGAAAGAGAGAAGTGTGACCAATTGCTAATTTGTGCCCAGTGTGATGTTAATTTTGCTTGAGCCCTCTGTGGTCGACCTGTACGTGTTACCAAAAGCGAAGGGCGGAAGCTATGTTATCAGTGGCAATAAGAGCGCGGTCCCGCCGATTATCCAAACAATCAGAGAGGTGCTCCACAAACATCACAGACGGATCAGGTAGAATCCACCATTgtcctgtgtgtttgtgaagttAAACATATGGCAATGTTTATGTTGGAGCGGCAGAATTGGGAGTCGTTACACCTTGAGCCCAGATGAGTAAGAAAAACCACAGTGATTTCCTTTCATTTTGATAAACTTAATGTTCATAGGTCACAGATGGTGATATCCTACATTCAAGCGAGCATGTGGAACTTGTTCCAGACCACCAAAGATGGATCTGATGGAAGTGCAGGGTGAGAAGAGACAGGGGCAATTGTAACACAAGTACGAACGTAATGAAAATGTTATGACACTTACTTGGAAAACACTTAAACTGTCTGAAGTTTTGTGGGCCGCGATTTAAAAgatatcattttttatcatttgctTGTGGTTGTGTTATACAAGTAGAgcttaaaatgcacattttgagATGATCTAAAATCTTAAATATTAATTAAGCATAAttggtcacatttaaactgTTACTgcaatactgtaaaaatataaaattgttaTGGCTTATTAAAGATGAAacgaaaattttgtcatcatttactcgcccgctagttgttccaaacctgtatcaatttctttgttctgttgaacacaacgagagatatttggaagaatgttagcaacttacaattctggggcatcattgactgacattgttgaaaaaatgattgtatatttttttagttctattgaatacacaaaaacatattttgagaaattttggaaagcaaactgttctgaggcacctttgactaccattttttctactatgttagtcaatgatgccccaaaattgtcagttgctaacattcttccaaatatctttctttgtgctcTACCgaagaaatgtacacaggtttggaacaacttgagggcgagtaaatgatgacagaatttttaattttgggtgaactatccctttaatgtaaagCTGCATGTGTAACCTGGGGGTAACAGATGCACCTGGCACACATTTTATGAAATCGGCCTGATtgcaaaacatggaaaacaataaaaaatgctaatacTCGCCACAGTTGTCATCCCGAATAGTTGTTTAAATAGACTAAACTGAACTCAATGACACCAGATTTAGTGGTTTGAACTCTCTAACCTCGTTTTTACAACCTGCCTTCTACACGAAGAACATCTTTATTCATCTTGGATGAAATCCTGCCGTACAAgtaaacatctcatggtttgAATTATCACTGTCATCCATTGTGCTAGTTTTCAGTTCTTGCCTTTTATTGAAGAAGGGAGTCCATTTCAGATATGTGATTGTTTTCCTAAAGAGAAAAGAGATGAGAAATCAGTTTTAGGAGCACATTTTAGGAGATCATTTGTTAGTTTTAACATACCATTGTTTGGTATGACGTGTGACAGGTAATGATTTGTCTCAATATTTACAGCTGCTGTTTTCGGAAGACCACATTCTTCCCTCCTTGTTTCTAGCTTCTTTTACTTCAAATACTACTTTAATTTCCAACAAGGTCAATGACATGAACTAGAATGTCCCAGTTTCTTAAAAGTGTGATCTTTGTattaattaacaaaaatatacttttCTCTAAAATCTTTCCATAATTCTCACCATGTCGTCTTCGTCGTCCTCGAGTGTGTGGTCCTCGACTTCTTCACCATCACTGTGTTGAAGCTCCTCTGATTCTGAGCCCGACTCGTCCTGAGACATTTCGCTCTTCATTTCATCTGTCTTCTGCAACTCTACACACACATccatacatttaaatacaacTTTCAATACATCTGATGTACAAATCTTAACTTATGAACGGCATCTAGccgaggttgtgaattgcaaccaacggcacACTCTACCCTCTTGGCTCACGGCtcgcccctccctttcgaagcactatggtggctgacacaggacgtaagtgttgtcatgttttcacttctttgcagaATTAGTTAACGTATttacactctgtagagcagtttgtccatttagggctactgtagaaacaacatgacgaattccatataaggggacccgtggtgtatgtagatagaaataactccttctaaggtcataaaaacataacgcttcgttatgtaaggtcttcatatacacctctgaacacatacttatgtatattatattgcagttctgtcaatagatcctccacaaAATTACACACAGGACCTTTAAGCGTAATTTATGGttgtgcgtaggacctacgccgtaggcaACGCATCGCGTCGTTGTCCACTTCGAtaggcaatgaccactaggcgtcagtgtccaagcgcgtgttgcttgtgtaaccaagacaagagcctaAGAAGCAGCAGCTCATTTGAGAATCATTAAGGAGCAGGTATGGTCCGTCCGTCCGCGCGCCGCCCGCAGGACGTAATTTTCGTCACCAGGAGGGTCCGCGGTCGTCCGCACACCCCGTCTGCATGCAGCCCATTTTTTGAGACCGCGTGGACGAGTGACGATATGCTGTGACGAGTACAACAGCATATGCGCGAGAAAAATgcactagtccactaggggtcaatacacagacagaaagtgtgcagtgtgCCGTTTTCGAAGAAGAACGATACAAAACCAACCCGCCAAACCAAGAACAGTAAGCTAAGAAGCATATCCTTCTCAATACGGTTTGGCTGTTGTTCTTATTGTAATGCTATTTGCTCGGATTGTTTGCAATTGCAAATGACTTCCTCTatcattaatttgcagtgggtctgtgaatgacgcgactcagcgctgccctctgatggtctgttagagcataaattcTTAAACGCGCTTAATCCGTGATGAGTATGCTCAAGAACTGCGCGGACGCGTTTAAGCGCGAGACGGACACGGGAAGTCAAGTATACCTGGTGCTTCAGCAGTaatagcggcaagtaaacagtcacttttgttgcagcttgagatgttaaatacagaagaacaaataatttacttagataATTCCTTCGAAAATGCGTTtgagttttttgacctgagggaggggtcagcgttgagttgacgcattgttacatttttggagaggtgcacgTCTGGTTATGCACGGGCTACGGCTACGACCATAACTTGAGCTTtaatgcttaaagtttaaatctcacaccatgtttgttttttggcaCTTTGTGAATCGGTGGCTTGGCTTCGTCATTCACAACAGATGGAAAACACCATTCCGTTTAGTTCGTTTGGCATTCGCTGATGAAACCACATCATTGGATTCCAGCTCATGAATGTTCGGATCAGtcttgcaaaataaaaaacggCACGAAACAAAAGGATCAATGCTACTGCATTGCATGCGACAGGAGTTCTGAATGTTCTGAACAGAATGATTTATTTACTGAGATTTATATATAAGTAGTTCTGGGATAAAAAAAGAACGggcagaatgtttttttatttgcaattctcaataatgtatcttcaataCTCTAGAAGTGTcacattagtttttttttaaagtatactgtatgtattcacatgtacatgtacatgCAGTTCCACATATTTAGAGGTCAAAAAATTGGATGCATaattgtttttgcatttaaaacctAATGCTAGTACTTTAAGCATTATACTTTAGCATGagatttgtttactttttatggTATGAATGATACTTCAAATCATGTTGAGGCTTGTTGAGGAACGGTGGGCTACTTCTTCCTCCACAAACAAAAACGTGCTCCGCTGTGCGCAGTGAAACATCATCATCGATTAGCCACAAACCATTAGCCACATCATAACAATTCACAGACAGAAGATGAAGGAAAATAAGGCTTCTTCCCTGTGCAAATAAACACGGGAGGCATGGTAATGCTTGTCAAATTGACTGCTGATGCGAATTAGAGGGAAAATCTGGATGGGCCGGCGAGCCGTGGACGTGTCGAGCCGTGAATGGTTTGAATGACGACAACAGCGGTGTGTCAGTGGTTTCTGCCTGGTCACCGCTGTGATCAAACTGCAGGTCGGGCCTTGCATATGATTACAGAAGCTCTTTAAAAGCTTTTCTCAGGCAGGGAAATAACAGTTCTCCAGAGGAGGGTTATGGATACGGTACATAAAAAGGCTGGTGCTCCATGTTTTGATGAACTTGTTTAGAATGTGTACCATCGACCAGAGGTCCACAACAAGACACAAGATTTGAGGCAATGTTTATGGTAAAGAACGATATTGAAATCCTCTGAGATTCCCCaagcgtgtgtatgtgtatgtttgtgcatGACATCACACCTGTGGCACAATATTTGTCCTCTGTGATCTGGTTGAGACGCCCCAGCAGTGCATCAATGTTGGATTTGATCTGAGTCAGTTCTGATTTGATGGCTTGCAGCTCTGTAGACTTCACTGCTTCCACAAGGtcaacagaagaacacaaagcTTTAGTTCAATAAATCAACAGTTTTATGTTGTCATAAAACTAAGAGCACAAATGAAAGTAATGCAGTGGTTTTCGGTAATGGCGCTGTGATGGAAGGCTGGTCAACTTCTGCTATATCACGAATGTTGTAAATCCTAAAGATGGCACGTTAATCTGTGAAATGGACCAAATGCCCGTTCAAGAGTTCAACAAGTCGATAAATCGTACTGACTCTGATGGAGTACATCTTCTTGCTAAggaattataatatttttttgcaattcTGAACGAAAGAACCCACCCACGTCATCAtcttagaaataaaaaaagaaatcagaatgagcaaaacatcattatacattttaattaaacaccCTGTTTCACTCATTCATATCACATTATAATTCCTTTGACTTAAATTATTTGGCATTTCGCCATTTGGTTCTAATAAAGGGTGTAGGTTTAGCAATCCTAAAACATCAGACATAATAAATGCACATCAAGAAAACCAAAGATGagcttacatttgtttttgacgGAGCTGTTGGGAAGGATGGCTGATCTGGTCAGGAGTTTGACAGGTAATGATTTCACTCTGCGTACAACTGGCACCGCCACACGGGGGCGCTTCACTGGAACAACCCTGGGCACTGGTGATACTCTTCCTCGGTACTCAAACAGTCTGTTTGTCAACGATAAAGAAATCTTCAATGAGTGAATATACAAAATTAGCCTTAAAAATATGCAATCAAACAGTGAAACATATGCATGACAACAACAGATTTTTGGCCGCTCTGATGCAGTTTTacactttaaaggtccaatgtgtgatatttaggaggatctattgacagaaatgcaatgtaatacaCTGTACATAACTGTCTTCAAAGACcttcataatgaagcgttatgtttttacaaccttagaatgagttatttccatctacatacacctcgggtcctcttacatggaattggccatgttgtttctacagtagccctaaacggacaaactgctcgctacgcgtttcgtaaatacgttatctcctttggcaaagaagagtaaacgtgacgacatcttagttctgtgcagGACTGGACTGGGACATTTAATTGGAACTGGCATTTTTGACCAgcttcggccctccaccatttttgGGGGTTTGGTGGTTGTGCGAGTGGTaggttgtgctgctgtcattgcctttcctgcatacatgtccGATTCGCAATTGCATTCGCGTTCCGTGCATACACGCCCAATTCACGCTTCTAATCCGTCCGTCTCTCTGGCCAATGTGTCCATttcggcccaaaaagtacatcggcccgccgggaaaatgcccggtatgccCGATGGCCAATCCAGCTCtggttctgtgtcagccaccgtagtgcttcaaaagggaggggtggagtgagccgttggttgcagttcgcaaccttaccactagatgctgcaaaatttcatacactggacctttaacagaaCTAATGCACTGGAAAACCGTCTGTAACTCAGACCAGCATCATATTAAATAACAGctctttattcaccctcatgtcgttcaaaacctgtatatgactcttttttctgttccgttgttttgtgtccatacaatggaagtcaaagggggtcaaataaaataaataaataaataagtcatacaagtttggaatgacatgagggtaaatgatgaaataatattttttggggggtgaactgtccctttattaTAGCTTTTACCCTTGCTGTGGATCATTACACACAGTTTTGAGCACACACAGGACAGGGTTGTGTTCGACTAAAGCTAATTTGAAGACTTGTCTTTGCATCGTGTCCAAGTTTGCCAAAATGAGGCCAAAACCGAACATTTTTGGACCAGAGTAAATCCTCATGCTTTGCTCTCCCAGCATCTGCAGGGGATGAAGAGGCCGGTGTGCCCTGAATAAACCGAGAGAAGATACTTTTGTCTTCAAAGAGCGGCCGTCTGCTGCCCATACAGGAACCTTAAAACAGCCAGCTGGCTCCCGAGCTGCTCTCTACGCGGCTTTATTGACTGATCCCCAAACCTTAAGATCACTTGGAAACAGGTGTTGCTGAAGTTATTGGATCTCTTCGCTGTAAAATACCGAGCGGAGTCAACGGCACCCTGAGATGGCCGTAAGTCAGGGAGGAAAGATCACAAGAGAGATATCAATAAACGTGTCAGCTCATCACATGGATGAAATATCCTTTACATCTGCGAACAAGCGCTTCCAACCGAGTCTCGCAGCAGGGTTTCCATAGTCACCGTTAGAGCTCGCCCAGCCAAAGTTAGCTTAACAGATCGTGGAGGGAGTTCTTGTGAAACACGCATATATTTTTCTCCTTTCTTTCAGCGGCTCGCAGCTGTGAGCGAGCGTTTTTTTTACGAGCACTCCTTAAAAATCTGCCAAGTTGTGAGAAAATGTATTATGACAGGGAAAGCTGCGCTGTAGAAATAAGACTGTGGCTGACTTCATTATCAGACACCGCTGGGTTACCTTACTAAAAACCGCGTTCCACAGACCCTGACTGTTGAATTATGAGTTCAGGTGAGTGTACAGCGGATATATTTCCGCTAGCTGTGGGTTCTCGCGCTCCAGctgtgatttttatatttgtacgtCTGGTCGCGTTCGCTGGAGGTCACCTACATTTCATGAGTGACATTTTAAGGGGGCGTATTTGAATTTGTGCAAGATGAGGCGCTCACCTGTCGTAGAATTCTTCTCGGTAGTAATCATAGTCGAAATCGTAACCGCTGAGGGGGACAGATACAAAAAATATCATTTCGAACAGGATTCACAAGTCACGGAAACTACATTTTCAACATAAAGAGGAGATGGGGGCTAGTTGTCACTCTTTTCTACCCTATTGAATTTTTGTAGAGAAAAATTCTTAAGTCAGTAAGTCACGttgtattatatatacagtatatatatattataaaaaacattatatgaGCGTGTGTGTAGAAGTATTGTGTATGTATTAGTTTGTTGTTTAAAAACTTAATATGAACGTCTTTTCTTTGCaggatttaaaataatataaataagataaatcatttgttattttgaccagtttgtgcCGTTtcaattttctgtaaataaatgcaaataaaatacactacattCATTTGAAACTTGGGAGGAATGTTGTCAGTAgtgaaaatgatcattttacttaaaactgtacctataaataataaattcagaTAAACTGCAAATCATTTTTGTGTGGTCTTTTTAATACATCATATATCATTATacatacatctctctctctctctctctctctctctctctctctctcaatctaaCTATCTATATACATCCgcggaaaaattaagagaccaaaaGCATTTCTGAATGTACTTTTAACTActaactactaacaatattcctcccaaatttcaaataaaaatattgtttctatttacatttatttgcagaaaataacagaaaagatgctctgtatttttttatttgtatttaggaaaaactctaaacattttttttatgtgatatgatttttatcacagttttcgtgTTCAAATTGACTGCTATATTCCAATACACTGTATACAAATTACATAATTATTTATTGTCTGACCTATAAGTACATATACAGTGTGTTTTTGCAGGTAAAAGATCTCCATCGACTTTGTTAACAACGAACAAAATGTGAACAACCTAAAGTGACTTCATTATATATAGTACAAGTATAATCGAGTTTGTGATAATCTAGATATTTCTGCAATCACCTGTATAATGTTGCTGCGGTTCTCTTCAGTCCCTTCGGCCTGTTGGGTTTGGGTTCACCTGCCATGTTAATATCTGTGAATGTAATTGAAAAACATGCATTACATCTCATTCCATCTTACTTACAGTCTTTATGAAACCTTGATTATGAAAGTGCACTGAGTAACTAGCAGAGTAGTAATATTAAATCAGCCGctattaaataatgacagatggCCATGACTTCTCAACCTGACATCTGCTGCTATACAATAATTATAAACTATTGGTGCACTTAAGGCCGTTCTGTATATGTAATTATCACAGTACAGCCACCAGAGGGCACTCGACCCCC
The Triplophysa rosa linkage group LG7, Trosa_1v2, whole genome shotgun sequence genome window above contains:
- the raly gene encoding RNA-binding protein Raly, with protein sequence MSLKVQTSNITNKNDPKSINSRVFIGNLNTAVVKKSDVETIFSKYGRVLGCSVHKGYAFIQYANERHARGAVIGENGRVLAGQTLDINMAGEPKPNRPKGLKRTAATLYSGYDFDYDYYREEFYDRLFEYRGRVSPVPRVVPVKRPRVAVPVVRRVKSLPVKLLTRSAILPNSSVKNKLKSTELQAIKSELTQIKSNIDALLGRLNQITEDKYCATELQKTDEMKSEMSQDESGSESEELQHSDGEEVEDHTLEDDEDDMENNHISEMDSLLQ
- the LOC130556774 gene encoding uncharacterized protein LOC130556774, encoding MLLEDQDFNFFLQLFHNIMPHVDILYAKLQKKDIDSVHIKGSIQQFQQDIQKIRNSLHSLVNQSSEGASQPKRRRLLSPDVHERIATEVCDTILQHTMERFCFTSHLVSATLLQADRFEQYTVAFPEDALSRTLKAYPVLNGSKLKTELSLIYCKEEFRTCCGAVDLLQLFKENNLEEVFSETVTLLKILITTPMTTAEAERCFSTLKRVKTFLRNSMTQERLNALAMLSMEKRMVTEIIDFNQKVIEKFASQKERRAKFIFK